The following proteins are co-located in the Gossypium hirsutum isolate 1008001.06 chromosome A02, Gossypium_hirsutum_v2.1, whole genome shotgun sequence genome:
- the LOC121209588 gene encoding glutamate receptor 3.4-like: MSRHKYGIASELASLIGGYLWLKPGTVVYGQCDRISDLDIVAFDLNSRNPTPNAGGIIEMAATLSFSTSKPVHYYTELGISAPVRSNLSEFVSISPDEKNHKNTQLTGFWIDIFKKATAIMATDTTRKNKMIRLCGASIDESLNEVSRKDYDAAVGLPVIRDYQRMVTDQYVELSSPYFEKGSDQLRKEDLELNQVFSFMMPFTNVMWFTLSVMTVFNVFVIWLVESTTSHESGVVPIGSEACKLLY; encoded by the exons ATGTCTCGACATAAGTATGGAATTGCTAGCGAACTTGCTAGTCTAATCGGCGGCTACCTGTGGTTAAAGCCTGGAACGGTTGTCTATGGGCAGTGTGACAGAATTAGTGACTTAGACATTGTTGCTTTTGATTTGAACAGCCGCAATCCAACGCCAAATGCAGGAGGGATCATTGAAATGGCTGCAACTTTATCGTTTTCGACATCCAAGCCGGTTCACTATTATACAGAGTTAGGCATTTCTGCTCCAGTAAGATCGAATCTCAGCGAGTTTGTTAGCATAAGCCCTGACGAGAAGAACCACAAGAATACACAATTAACAGGGTTTTGGATTGATATTTTTAAGAAAGCTACTGCAATAATGGCAACAGACACCacaaggaaaaataaaatgattCGACTTTGTGGTGCTTCTATTGATGAATCGCTGAATGAAGTTTCACGCAAG gattatgatgcAGCCGTTGGCTTACCAGTAATTAGGGATTACCAAAGAATGGTGACAGACCAGTATGTAGAACTATCATCTCCATATTTTGAAAAAGGCTCAGATCAATTGAGGAAGGAAGACCTTGAACTGAACCAAGTTTTTTCATTCATGATGCCTTTCACCAACGTGATGTGGTTTACTTTGTCAGTTATGACGGTCTTCAATGTTTTTGTTATTTGGTTAGTTGAATCTACAACTAGTCATGAATCtggtgttgttccaatagggtcggaagcgtgtaaattattgtactaa